From the Micromonospora echinofusca genome, the window TTGAACTACCTCACGACGGCCGACGACCTGGCCCAGATGATCGCCGACGGCACCTTCCCGCCGCCGCGGCATCCGGGGGAGACCACCTCGGCCCCGCGCGTCGGCGACGGGCTGGTCCGGCTCGACGCCGGCGGCAAGGTCACCTACGCCAGCCCGAACGCGCAGTCGGCGTACCGGCGGCTGGGCTACGCCTCCCACCTGGTGGGCGAGGACCTGGCGGCGCTGCACCGCCGGCTGGCGAGCGACCCGCTGGAGGGCACGGACGCGGCGAACGGGATCCTCGCCGCGCTGCGCGGCGAGGCGCCGCCCCGCCGGGAGATCGACGCGCGCGGCGCGACCATGCTCACCCGGGCACTGCCGCTGATGCCCGCCGGGGTGCCGATCGGCGCGCTGGTGCTGGTCCGCGACATCACCGAGGTGCGCCGCCGCGACCGCGCCCTGATCACCAAGGACGCCACCATCCGGGAGATCCACCACCGGGTGAAGAACAACCTCCAGACCGTCGCCGCCCTGCTGCGGCTCCAGGCCCGCCGGGTCTCCATGCCGGAGGCCCGGATCGCCCTGGAGGAGTCGGTACGCCGGGTCGCCTCCATCGCGCTGGTGCACGAGACCCTCTCCATGTCCAGCGACGAGGCGGTCGAGTTCGACGGCATCGTGGACCGGGTGGCCAGCGCCGCGACGGAGGTGGCGGCGACCGAGGCGACGGTCGGCATGCGGCGCGAGGGCAGCTTCGGCGTGCTGCCCGCCGAGGTCGCCACGTCGCTGGTGATGGTGCTCAACGAGCTGCTGCTCAACGCCGTCGAGCACGGCTTCCCACCGCCCGCCGAGCCCACCGACCCGACGGGCCCCGGAGGCTTCGCCCCGGCGGACCCGGTGGCGGCCGGCGCGGAGGGGTCGGAGGGGGCCGGCCTGGCGGAACCGGCGGCCGGTCCGCCGGGATCGGAGGGGGCCGGTCCGGTCGCGCCGGAGGTCGTGGTGTCGGCGCACCGGTTCCGCAAGATGCTGCACGTCTCGGTCACCGACAACGGGCGCGGGCTGCCGCCCGACTTCGACGCCGAGCGGGGCGGCAACCTCGGGTTGCAGATCGTCCGGGCGCTGGTCACCGGCGAGCTGCGCGGCACCATCGAGCTGCGCGACGGCGCGAAGGGCGGCACCGAGGCGACGCTCGTCGTCCCCCTGGCCCGCAACGAGAGCCGCTCCGCCGGCTGACCACCGGCCCGACGCCCCGGCTGGCGGCCGGCGACGGGGCACGGTCGCCGCTCGTGTCCGGCGGGTCAGCGGGTCAGGAGGGCGACGGTCACGCCCGGGCGGGGCCAGACCCGTTCGACGGTGAACCCGGCGCGCAGCGCGTCGCCCTTGGCGCCCGCTACGGCGGCCAGCGGGTCGTCGCGGCGGCCGGTCACCACCAGCCAGACCCGTTGCGTGCCGGCCAGGCACTCGGCCGGGCGGGCGCACTCGGCGGCCCACAGGTCGGCCCGGCGGGCCTGGTCCTCGGCGACCAGCACGTCGCGGGGCCGCTGGTCGCCGAGGTGGTACGCCAGACCCAGGTCGAGGAAGAACCAGCTCCGGCGGGGGGAGAAGACGACCGCGTCGCCCGGCCGTTGACCGTCGGCGACGATCCGGGCCGCGCCCCGGTAGTCCACCGTCGCGCTGCGCGGCCACTCGTGCGTACGCCGCAGCGCCGCCTGGTCGGGCAGCCCGAGCAGCCCGGTCAGGGCGACGACGGCCAGCGCGGGCGGCAGCGGCACCGCAGCCAGCGCCGCCCCGGCGAGCAGGCAGCCGAAGGGCACCACGAAGACGAGGTAGCGGGGCACCCAGAGCGGTACGGCCAGCCCGGCGGCGAAGAGCAGCAGCACCGGCAGCAGCACGGCGAGCCCGGGCAGCAGCGCGCGCCGGCCGAGCGTGGCCGCGCCCAGCGCCGCGAGGCCCACCAGCACCCCGCCCACCACGCCGCTCTGCGTCACCCCGCCCGCGAGCGCGGCGAGGTCGTCGGGCCGGGCGGTGTCCACCCAGCCGAGTTGCCGGGCCCGCTGTGCCCTGGCGAGCAGCACCAGCGGCGCCACCAGCAGTACGGTCGGCAGCAGGGCGAGGACCCAGCGCAGCGGGCGGCTCGGCGGCCCCGTACGGCGGGTGGCGAGCACCGCCACCGCGTGCGCGGCGAGCAGCGTGAGCGCCACCAGGTGGGTGAGCCCGAGCGCGGCCACGGCGGCGGCGTACCCGGCCCAGCGCGTCCACCCCGGCCGGGCCGTCGCCTCGACCAGCAGCAGGGTGGCCAGCATGGCCAGGAGGGTGGCCAGCGCGTACGGGCGGGCCTCCTGGCCGTACCGCGAGGTGCCCGGGAGCACCGCGAGGAGCAGCCCGGCGAGCAGCCCGGCCCGGGTGCCGACCAGCCGCTGCCCGAGGACCGCCGTCAGCCCGGCCGTGGCGGCCATGGCCAGTGCGGCGGGCAGCCGCAGCGCGGTCACCGAGTCGCCGAAGACGGCCACCCAGGCGTGCATGAACAGGTAGTAGGGGCTGGTGGCGGCGTCGATGGTGCCGGCGAGCCGGACGAGGTCGGCGGGCGAGCGGGTCGCCGCGCTCCAGGTGGCCAACTCGTCGCGCCACGGCTGCGCGTGGTCGATCCCGGTCAGTACGACGGCCAGCGTGACCAGGCTCGGCGCGATCCAGACCAGCCGGCCCGCACGATCCGGCCCGCCCGCCGCCCCGCGCACCGGCGGGACGCGCTCGCCGGGCGGGTCAGCGGAACCGGTCACGTACCGCAGCGTCACACAATCCGGACCTCCCGTGCGCCGATCCGGCGATCGGGCACGCGTGGCCGGAGAAGCCCGGGACCACGGTCTGGGTGATGAACCGTGACTGGCTGCGCCGGACCTCGGCGGCCCGGCGGTGTAGTTCGCTGGTCTCGATACCACACGGGTATATTTATGCCGCAGAGGTATCAGCGTTCCGGGTGACAGCGCCCCGCGCGTCGACCGCCTGCGGCGGCGTTTCCGCGCTGGCCCGTGATGTGGGATCCCACACGCGTTCGTTGGCTGGCTCCCACCGGGTGTGGCAGCATGACTTTCATGACCGCCGCTGTCGTCCGCCGTCTCGTGGCCCGCCGCCACGTCGACTACGGCCGCGTGCGCAGCGCGATCTGTCCGGCCCACTGACGACGCCCGACCAATCTGTCTCGGGCGCGCCTCGCGCCGGCTGTCCCGACACCGTTGTCGCCAGCCCGTTCCGACGGGTCGGCCGCGCGCCTTGCGTGTCCCAGAGGCACCGCAGACAACGGAGGACGCCGCCATGGCGGTCAGCAGCATTCCGGCCCGGGCCGGGGACCCGACGTCTCCCCGACCGGCCCGGACCCCCCGCCGGCCCCGGGGGGAAGGTCAGTGGGCGCTCGGTCACCGCGAGCCGCTCAACCCCAACGAGCGGATCAAGAAGGACGACGACCCGCTGAACGTACGGTCGCGGATCGAGAACATCTACGCCCACCACGGGTTCGCCTCGATCGACCCGCAGGACCTGCGCGGCCGGTTCCGCTGGTGGGGCCTCTACACCCAGCGCAAGGCGGGCATCGACGGTGGCCGTACCGCCGTGCTGGAGCCGCACGAGCTGGAGGACGAGTTCTTCATGCTCCGCGTGCGGGTCGACGGGGGCGAGCTCGACCTGGCGCAGCTGCGGGTGGTCGCGGACATCTCCCGCGAGTTCGCCCGGGACACGGCCGACATCACCGACCGGCAGAACATCCAGTACCACTGGATCCGCGTCGAGGACATGCCGGAGATCTGGCGCCGACTGGAGTCCGTCGGCCTCCAGACCACCGAGGCGTGCGGCGACTGCCCCCGGGTCGTGCTGGGCAGCCCGGTCGCTGGCGTGGCCCGCGACGAGCTGGTCGACCCGACGCCGGCCGTCGACGAGATCGTCCGCCGGTACGTGGGCGACAAGGCGTACTCCAACCTGCCGCGCAAGTTCAAGACCTCCATCTCCTGGCTGGTCGACACCCCGTACGAGGCGAACGACATCTCCTTCCTCGGGGTGGACCACCCGGACCACGGGCCGGGCTTCGACGTGTGGGTCGGCGGTGGCCTGTCCACGAACCCCATGCTGGCGCAGCGGCTCGGCGTCTGGGTGCCGCTGGACGAGGTGCCGGACGTCTGGGCGGGCGTGGTCGGCATCTTCCGCGACTACGGCTACCGCCGGCTGCGCAACCGCGCCCGGCTGAAGTTCCTGGTCGCCGACTGGGGCGTGGAGAAGTTCCGCGAGGTGCTGGAGAAGGAGTACCTGGGCCGCGCCCTGCTCGACGGCCCGGCCCCGCAGCTGCCCGACCGGCCCGTGGACCACATCGGGGTGCACCCGCAGCGCGACGGCCGCCACTGGGTGGGCGCCGCACCGGTGGTGGGCCGGGTCTCAGGCGGGCAGCTCGCCCGCCTGGCCGACGTCGTCGAGGCGCACGGCAGCGGGCGGGTGCGGCTCACCCCGTACCAGAAGCTGCTGGTGCTGGACGTGGCGCCGGAGCGGACCGACTCGCTGGTGCGCGAGCTGCGCGGCATCGGTCTGGAGGCGCGGCCGTCGGCCTGGCGGCGCGGCACCATGGCCTGCACGGGCATCGAGTACTGCAAGCTGGCGATCGTCGAGACCAAGGCGCGCGGCGAGGAGCTGGTGGCCCGGCTGGAGGAGCGGCTGCGCGACTTCGACGCCGACATCTCCATCCACCTCAACGGCTGCCCCAACGCCTGCGCCCGCACGCAGGTCGCCGACATCGGCCTCAAGGGCCAGCTCGTGGTCGGGCCGGACGGCCGGCAGGTGGAGGGCTTCCAGGTCCACCTCGGCGGCGGGCTCGGCATGGCCGAGGGGCAGACGGCCGGGTTCGGCCGCAAGCTGCGCGGTCTGAAGACCACCGCCGAGGAGCTTCCGGCGTACGTGGAGCGGCTGGCCCGGCGTTACCTGGCCGGCCGGGAGGCGGGCGAGACGTTCGCCAACTGGGTGATCAGGGTCGACGAGGAGGAACTCCGATGAGCGAGACCCGTTCCGCGCCGCTGTACTGCCCGTACTGCGGCGAGGAGGACCTGCGGCCGAGCGAGGCCGGCCACGGCGCCTGGGAGTGCCACGCGTGCGCCCGGGTGTTCACGGTGAAGTTCGCCGGCCTGCTCGGCAGGGCGGTGGCCCGGTGAGCGCGCGACCGGGCGAGCGGCCCGGTCTCGTCTCCGCGACTGGCCTGAACCTGGTGGGCCCGGGTACGCCCGCGCCGGCCGACCCGGCCCGCTCCGACCCGGCCCGCTCCGGCCCGGCCGACCCGGCCCGGCGTCGCCCGGACGAGCTGCGGGCGTTGGCCGAGGAGGCCGGCCGGGAGCTGGAGGGCGCCCCCGCGCTGGAGATCGCCCGCTGGGCGGCCGAGACGTTCGGCGACCGGTTCTGCGTCACGAGTTCCATGGCCGACGCGGTGCTGGCGCACCTGGTCTCCCGGGTCGCCCCGGGCGTGGACGTGGTCTTCCTCGACACCGGCCTGCACTTCCCGGAGACGCTCCGGGTCCGCGACGAGGTGGCCCGGACGCTGCCGGTGAACGTGCGCTCGATCCGGCCGCGGCTGACCGTGGGCCAGCAGGACGGCCAGTACGGTCCGCGCCTGTTCAACAAGGCGCCGGACGACTGCTGCCAGCTGCGCAAGGTGGAGCCGCTGGAGCGGGCGCTCGCCGGCTACGACGCCTGGGCCGCCGGGCTCCGTCGGGACGAGTCGCCGACCAGGGCGAACACGCCGGTGGTGACCTTCGACGCCCGCCGGGGCAAGGTCAAGGTCAACCCGATCGCGGCATGGCGGCAGGCCGACGTGGACGCCTACGTCGCCCGCTGGAACGTGCCGGTCAACGAGCTGTTCCGGCAGGGCTACGGCTCGATCGGCTGCTGGCCCTGCACCCGCCGTACGAAGGCGGGTGAGGACCCCCGGGCCGGCCGTTGGGCCATGTTCGAGAAGACCGAGTGCGGACTGCACGTCTGACCGGGCCCACCCCGGTCCCTCCCGTGTCGCCGGAAGCGCCCGGGCCGTCGGGGGCGGCCGACCCGGTGGTGCTGGTCGCCCACGGCAGCCGGGACCCGAGGGCCGCCGAGGCGACCCGGGCGCTGGCCCGGGCCGTGTCGGCCGTCCGCCCGGGCACGCCGGTGCTGGCGAGCTGGCTGGACCACACCGAGCCGGGGCCGGCGACGGTGCTGCGGGACCTGGCCGCCGCCGGGCACCCCCGGGCCGTGCTGGTGCCGCTGCTGCTCACCGCGGCGTACCACCGGCGGGTGGACGTCCCGGCGGCCGTCGCGGCCGCCCGGGAGGCGGGACCACCGATCGCGGTACGGGTGACCGACGTGCTCGGTCCCGCCGACGGGGAGGTGGACGGCGGTCTGCTGGCGGGGCTACGCCGACGGCTGGCCGAGGCGGAGCCGGGGCGGTTCGACGCGCTGGTGCTGGCGGCGGCCGGCACGAGGGACGCCCGGGCGCGCGGGTCGGTGGGGCGGGTGGCCGCCGCCCTCGCCGCCCGACTCGGGGTGCCGACCCGTGTGTCGTACGCCTCGGCGGCCCCGCCGGAGGTGGCCGCGGCGGTGGCCCGGCTGCGGGACCGGGGTGCCCTTCGGGTGGCCGTGTCGGCGTACTTCCTGGCTCCGGGCCTGTTCCACGACGCCGTCGCCGCGTCGGCGCGGGGCGCGGGGGCGGTGGCCGTGTCCGCCCCGCTGACCGACGCGCCGGAGCTGGCCGACCTGGTCCTGCGGCGGGTGGACGCCCTCGGCCGGGTGACGGGACTCACGCCCCGCTCATGATCGTCGACTGTCCCCGGCGGGTACCGGCAGGACATGCGGACAGCGATACGCCCCGGCGGGCGTACCCGGCCGGGGCGTATCGCTGGTGCGTGGGGATCAGGCGGAGTGAGCGCGCAGCACCCGGAGGCCACCGCGGCGCTTGACAGCCCGCCGCTCCTCCTCGCTCATCCCGCCCCAGACGCCAGCGTCCTGACCGGACTCCAGCGCCCACTGCAGGCACTGGTCGGTCACGGAGCAGCGCCGGCAGACGGCCTTGGCCTGCTCGACCTGCAGGAGAGCCGGTCCGGACGTCCCGATCGGGAAGAACAGCTCCGGGTCCTCGTCGCGGCAGACAGCATGGTGACGCCAGTCCATGGCGGCAACACTCCTCATTCTGGGTGGGGTGGCAGATATTGCTTCTGTTGCTTTTCCTATTTGCATCCGCAGCGCCGATGGTGACGGTTCGCGTCTGCCTATTCGGCAATGCGTGAGCAGGCTGTGTCGGCCCCGCGGACCTGCTGGAACAGCTCAACCTGACGAGCGTATCCAGGCAATGTCCCGGTAACTCAAGTTCGCTTGTGAATACTTTCACGAACATCGGGGATGTCAAGGGTGACGCTCGGAAAAACTCCGGGCGGTGAGCAAGCCCACAACCCCTTTGTCCGGATTCCAGCGCCTTCCTGGTTACCCGGCGTACCACTGTCGAGGATCAATATAGTACAGTCCGCGTGACATTGCTGACATTTCCGGCACCTGCCCCTCGGTGTGGCGGCCGTCGCATCGACCGGTGGCGCGACCGCGTCGACCAAGGGCAGTACCCGAGACCTAGCAGATTACTCTCAGTGCGGCGGGAATGGATGTGAATCTGACTTTCTCCCGCTCGCCAAGGTAGTCGCCGTCGAGCTGGAACGCCTGCGGACGGGCCGAGACCAGGGTGAACTCGGCAACATCGTGCAGCCGCAGCACCTGACGGCCGTGCGGATCCGGCGTTCGGGAGAAGAACTGCGTCACCGTCCGTGTCGTGCTGGCCACCCGCAGCTGACGCAGTGCCAGCACGTCCAGGCCCAGATCGAACGACGCCTCCGGGTTCGGGTTCACCTCGCGGTCCCCCAGATAGGTCCACGGGGCGGTGTTCTGGATGATGACCGTCGCCAGCTCGCCCTCCGCCGGCTCGCCCGGGCGCTCCAGACTGATCGCCGGATGACGGCGGTCGGAGTTGAGGAAGTACTGGGCCACGGTGGACCGGAAGTAGAGGGCGGGCGTCGAGACCCGGCCCCGCCGGCGGGCCTGCTCCACCCGGTGGATGACGGCCGCGTCGACGCCGAAGCCCGCGCAGAAGGTGAAGTAGCGGTCGTCGGCCCGGCCGAGCCCGATCGTCCGGTACCGGCCCAGCCGCAGGCCCTCCAGGATCATGCTGGTCCCGTCCGGCCAGTCCCGGGGCAGGCCCAGCGCCCGCGCGAAGACGTTCGTGGAGCCCCCCGGCACGGTCGCCAGGGCGGGCAGCCGCTCGGCCGGCGTGGCCCCGTTCGGCAGGGTCGGCGGCTGCGCCGTCATCAACCCGTTGACGACCTCGTTGACCGTCCCGTCGCCACCGAGCGTGACGACGACGTCGACGCCCTCCTCGGCCGCCTCGCGCGCCAGGTCGGTCGCGTGGCCCCGCCGTCGGGTGTAGCGCACGGAGAGGTCGACTTCGCTGCGCAGTGCCCGGACCAGGACGTCCCGGCTGCGCTCGCTGGTGGTGGTGGCCTTCGGATTGACCACCAGGACGGCCCGCATGGGCGGCACTGTACCGCGCGCCACCACGGGTATCGTGGCGCGCGTGACCATCGACTCCGACCCGATCCCCGTCACCCTCCGCTGGGCGGTCCGGTTGCTGCGGGCCGAGGCGGTCGCCGTGGGACTGGTCGCCGCGTGGCTGCTCTGGGCCGACCTCACCGCGACCACCACCGACCTCACGTCGGCGTTGCTGGTGACCGCGTTCGCCATCGGCGCGGCGGCGGCCCTCTGGGCGCTGGGCGGCGCGCTGACCCGCCGGCGGGCGGGAGCCCGGTCCCCGGCGATCGTGCTCCAGTTGATGCTGCTGCCGATCGGGTGGTTCATGATCCAGGGCGGCATGGGGTGGCTCGGCGTACCGCTGATCGCCCTCGGCCTCGGCGTGACCGCACTGCTGGTCAGCACCCCCACCACCCGGGCCCTCGGCTTCGGGTGACGCCCGGCGTGGCGCCGGATCGAGGTGTCAGTAGCCGGAGGCGCGTCGGGTGAGCAGCGAGATGGTGGCCTGGCCGTCGGCGGCCGTCGCGGCCGCGGACGTGGTCAGCGCGGTGAGCACCTTCCAGGCGAACGACGACTCGGCGGGGAGCGTGGCGCCACGCACCGTCGGCACGGTCACCTCCACGGTGAGCGCGTCGTCGGTGACCGCGAAGCGGCAGTCGAGCTCCGCGTCGCGGGTGGCGATGGCGAGCAGCATCGCGCACGCCTCGTCGACGGCGATCCGCAGGTCCTCGATCTCGTCGAGGGCGAACTGGAGCCGCGCCGCGAGCCCCGCGGTGGCGGTACGTAGCACCCCGAGGTAGCCCCCGTCCGCGGGCACGGTGAGGTGCACGACGTCGTCGTCGGTCGTCGGCTGCCCGGTCAGTTGAGTCACCACTCATCCCCCCGGTCGGGGACTCTACCCGCTCGGTCGCCCGGACGTGTGGGGACCGCCACGTTCCTGCGCGGCGGGACCCGTCAGCGCGTCCCCGCCGAGCCGGTGGGGGTCGGTTCGTGGCCGGCCGATCCGTGCGCCATGACGACGGCCGGCACGCCCTCGGGACGTGCCGGCCGGATCGTCGGCGGACCGGTGAGGGTCACGCCTGCTTGGTCTCCCAGAAGATCTTGGAGATCTCGTCGATCTTCTGGAGCAGCTCGTCGGCCTTGGACGGGTCGGTGCCGCCCTTCGCGCCGGCGGCGCCGGCCAGCTTGGTGGCCTCGTTGAACAGCTGGTGCAGGTGCGGGTACTTCTCGAAGTGGGCCGGCTTGAAGTAGTCGGTCCAGAGCACCCACAGGTGGTGCTTCACCAGGTCGGCGCGCTGCTCCTTGATCAGGATGGCGCGGGTGCGGAACTCGGGGTCGGTGTTGGCCTGGTACTTCTCGCAGATCGCCTTCACCGACTCGGCCTCGATCCGGGCCTGGGCCGGGTCGTAGACGCCGCAGGGCAGGTCGCAGTGGGCGCTGGCGGTCACGCGGGGCGTAAGGATGCGCGGAAGTCGCATCAGGATCCTCCATGGGAAGTTTGCGATGATCCAAGACGACATTACTCCTGGAGGCGCTCCGGGGAGGCCGGCTGGAGGGGAAACCGATGGGGACCGATTACCCGGCGGTGGGCCCCCGGTTGCGGTGGCCGCTGACCGCCGTCCTGGTGACCGGCCCCTCAATGTCGCCCACGCTGCGGCACGGCGACGCGGTGCTGGTGCGCCCGGGCGGCCGGGCGGTGCGCCCCGGCGACGTCGTGGTCGCCGTCTTCCGCAGCCGCCCCGACCTGCTCGTGGTCAAGCGCGCCGTACGCGCACAGGGCGGCGGCTGGTGGTTGCACGGCGACAACGGCCTGATCGCCGACGATTCCCGGGCGTACGGGGTGGCCGACGTGCGGGGTCGCGTGGTGGCCCGCTACTGGCCCCACCCCGCCCGGGTGCGCCCCCGTCGGATATGACCCCGCTCACATCGGTGTGACGGTGGCGACACTATGCTCGGGACGTGCCCGGGTGACCCCCGCACCGCGTGCCGCCGCTCGGCGCCTCACCTCGCGTCCGCGCCGGCCGCTCCGTCTGCTCGACAGATCATGGAGTCACCATGTCATCGTCCCCCGTGGACCCCGCTGATCCCGTCTTCCGGCTGCACCGGGGCGGCAAGATGGCCGTCGCCTCGACCGTCCCGCTGACCAGCCGGGAGGACCTCTCCCTCGCGTACACCCCGGGTGTGGCCCGGGTCTGCGAGGCGATCGCCGCCGACCCGACGCTCGCCGACGACTACACGTGGGCGTCGCACACCGTCGCGGTCGTCACCGACGGCTCGGCCGTACTCGGGCTGGGCAACATCGGCCCGCGCGCGTCGCTGCCGGTGATGGAGGGCAAGGCGGTGCTGTTCAAGCAGTTCGCCGGGGTCGACGCGGTACCGGTCTGCCTGGACACCCAGGACGTGGACGAGATCGTGGCCGTGGTGCGCGCGCTGGCCCCGTCGTTCGGCGGGATCAACCTGGAGGACATCAGCGCCCCGCGCTGCTTCGAGGTGGAGCGCCGCCTCGACGAGGCGCTGGACATCCCGGTCTTCCACGACGACCAGCACGGCACCGCGATCGTCGTGCTCGCCGCCCTGCGCAACGCCGCGGCGCTGCTCGACCGCAAGCTCGGCGACCTGCGGGTGACGGTCAGCGGCGCCGGCGCGGCCGGGGTCGCGGTGACGAAGATGCTCGTCGCCGGCGGCGTGAACCCCGACCAGGTGGTGGTCTGCGACTCCAAGGGCATCATCGGCCGGCACCGGTCCGAGCTGACCGGCAGCAAGGCCGAGCTGGCCGCGAGCACGAACGCCGGCGGTCGTGAGGGCGACGTCACCGAGGCGCTGCGCGGCGCCGACGTGCTGATCGGCGTCTCGGGCGGGCAGATCCCGGAGGCGGCGATCGCCGGCATGGCCCCCGGGGGCATCGTCTTCGCGCTGGCCAACCCGACGCCCGAGGTGCACCCCGAGGTGGCCGCCCGGCACGTCGCGGTCGTCGCCACCGGCCGCAGCGACTACCCCAACCAGATCAACAACGTGTTGGCCTTCCCGGGCGTGTTCCGGGGCGCGCTGGACGCCCGCGCCACCCGGATCACCGAGGGCATGAAGGTCGCCGCCGCCGACGCCATCGCCGGCGTGGTGGCCGGGTCGCTCACCGCCGAGGCGATCGTGCCGTCCCCGCTCGACCCCCGGGTCGCCCCCGCGGTGGCCGAGGCGGTGGCCGAGGCCGCCCGCCGCGACGGCGTCACCCGCTGACCGGGTGAGGGGCCCTTTCCCGTCGCCCGACGACGGGAAAGGGCCCCTCCGCGCGTCGGTGCCCTTCTTGTCGGGGGCTCGGCTTGTTACCGTGCCGATCATGCGTGCCGCCTTCGCCTCCCGCTTCGACGACGCCAACCCGCTCGCCGCGCTCACCGTCGGCGAGCAGCCCGAGCCGACCCACCCGGCCGACGACTGGGTGACCGTGCAGGTGCGGGCCAGCTCCCTCAACCACCACGACCTCTGGTCCCTGCGGGGGGTCGGGCTGCGCGCGGAGCAGCTGCCGATGATCCTCGGCTGCGACGCCGTCGGGGTGGACCCGGACGGCAACGAGGTCGTCGTCTACCCGGTGATCCCGACCCCGGGGGACCCGCGCGGCGTCTCCATCCTCTCCGAGCACTTCCCCGGCACGCTGGCCGAGCGGGTCGCCGTACCCCGGTCGAACCTGCTGGCCCTGCCGGCGGGCCTGGCGGCGGCGGACGCGGCCTGCCTGCCGACGGCCTGGCTGACCGCGTGGCGGATGCTGACCACCAGGGGCCGGGTCGACGAGGCCGACGCCGTGCTCGTGCAGGGCGCCGGCGGGGGCGTGGCCACCGCGGCCGTCGCGCTGGCCGTCGCGATGGGCAAGCGGGTGTACGCGACCAGCCGCGACGCCGCCAAGCGGGCACGGATCGCCGAGCTGGGCGCCACCGCCGTCGAGCCCGGCGCCCGGCTGCCGGAGCGGGTCGACGTCGTCATCGAGACGGTCGGGGCGGCGACCTTCGACCACTCCCTGAAGTCCGCCGCGCCGATGGCCCGGATCGTGGTCTCCGGCGCCACCAGCGGGCACGAGCCCAAGGTCAACCTGCGCCGTGTCTTCGCCATGCAGCTGGAGATCCTGGGCACCTCGATGGGCACCCCGGTCGAGCTGGCCGCCCTGCTCGCGTTCTGCGCCGAGCGCGGCGTACGCCCGGTGGTGGACACCGTGGTCCCGTTCAGCGAGGTCGCCGACGCCTTCGCCCGCCTGCACTCCGGCGACGTCTTCGGCAAGGTCGTCGTCGACCACACCGCCTGAGGCACGCACCGGTGGCCGCCCCGGGTGGCGTCCTGCCCGCCGCCGCCCCCGAGCGGGGAGGTCACCGGTGACTCAGAGGCGGTTGTCGAGGGTGGCGACGTCGTCGCGGGCGGCGTCGGTCGGGATGCGGCCCTTGGCGGCCTGGTCGCCGTAGAGCGACCAGCGCAGGAACTCGACCGTGGTGTCGGCGACCACCCGCAGCGCGGCCCCGTCGCTGAGCAGCGCCCGGCCGTGGTCGCCCTTCGGCAGGCTCAGCATCGCCTTCGGCCAGGGCACCTTGTCGTAGACGGCCTTGCCGGCGGCGTACTCGACCACCTCGTCGGCCTCGCCGTGCACGAAGAGCTGCGGGGCGGCGGCGCCCGCGAAGGCGGTGCCCACGCCGAGTGCCGTGCCGGCGAAGACCACCCCGGCGTCCAGCCGCTCGTCCCGGCCGGTCGTGAAGAGGCCGATAGTGGTCACCCCGCCGGCCGAGTGCCCGGCTGCGGCCACCCGGTCCGTGGCGAGCCGGCCACGCAGCGGGTCGCCGGACCTGCCGTCGAGGGCGAGCACCTGGGTCAGCACGTACGACACGTCGGCCGGCTGGTTGAGCACGTCGAGCACGTTGCCGTCGCCGCCGGAGGCGGTGTGCGGGAACGTCGGCGCGGCCACCACGAACCCGGCCGCCGCCCACCGGGTCAGCAGCGCCCTGTAGTCGGCCGGCCGGGCGCTCAACCCGTGGCTGAACATCACCACGGGGAACTTCCCCGTGGCGGCGTCCGCCGACCCCTCCGGCTGCCCGCCGGGCTTCCCGGCCGCCGGATACCAGACGGTCACCGGCAGCGGCCGCTTCCCGTCGCGGTTCAGCTTC encodes:
- a CDS encoding WhiB family transcriptional regulator, which encodes MDWRHHAVCRDEDPELFFPIGTSGPALLQVEQAKAVCRRCSVTDQCLQWALESGQDAGVWGGMSEEERRAVKRRGGLRVLRAHSA
- a CDS encoding diacylglycerol/lipid kinase family protein produces the protein MRAVLVVNPKATTTSERSRDVLVRALRSEVDLSVRYTRRRGHATDLAREAAEEGVDVVVTLGGDGTVNEVVNGLMTAQPPTLPNGATPAERLPALATVPGGSTNVFARALGLPRDWPDGTSMILEGLRLGRYRTIGLGRADDRYFTFCAGFGVDAAVIHRVEQARRRGRVSTPALYFRSTVAQYFLNSDRRHPAISLERPGEPAEGELATVIIQNTAPWTYLGDREVNPNPEASFDLGLDVLALRQLRVASTTRTVTQFFSRTPDPHGRQVLRLHDVAEFTLVSARPQAFQLDGDYLGEREKVRFTSIPAALRVIC
- a CDS encoding ATP-binding protein translates to MTQLTGQPTTDDDVVHLTVPADGGYLGVLRTATAGLAARLQFALDEIEDLRIAVDEACAMLLAIATRDAELDCRFAVTDDALTVEVTVPTVRGATLPAESSFAWKVLTALTTSAAATAADGQATISLLTRRASGY
- the sodN gene encoding superoxide dismutase, Ni; this encodes MRLPRILTPRVTASAHCDLPCGVYDPAQARIEAESVKAICEKYQANTDPEFRTRAILIKEQRADLVKHHLWVLWTDYFKPAHFEKYPHLHQLFNEATKLAGAAGAKGGTDPSKADELLQKIDEISKIFWETKQA
- a CDS encoding S24/S26 family peptidase; the protein is MGTDYPAVGPRLRWPLTAVLVTGPSMSPTLRHGDAVLVRPGGRAVRPGDVVVAVFRSRPDLLVVKRAVRAQGGGWWLHGDNGLIADDSRAYGVADVRGRVVARYWPHPARVRPRRI
- a CDS encoding NAD(P)-dependent malic enzyme is translated as MSSSPVDPADPVFRLHRGGKMAVASTVPLTSREDLSLAYTPGVARVCEAIAADPTLADDYTWASHTVAVVTDGSAVLGLGNIGPRASLPVMEGKAVLFKQFAGVDAVPVCLDTQDVDEIVAVVRALAPSFGGINLEDISAPRCFEVERRLDEALDIPVFHDDQHGTAIVVLAALRNAAALLDRKLGDLRVTVSGAGAAGVAVTKMLVAGGVNPDQVVVCDSKGIIGRHRSELTGSKAELAASTNAGGREGDVTEALRGADVLIGVSGGQIPEAAIAGMAPGGIVFALANPTPEVHPEVAARHVAVVATGRSDYPNQINNVLAFPGVFRGALDARATRITEGMKVAAADAIAGVVAGSLTAEAIVPSPLDPRVAPAVAEAVAEAARRDGVTR
- a CDS encoding zinc-binding dehydrogenase; this encodes MPIMRAAFASRFDDANPLAALTVGEQPEPTHPADDWVTVQVRASSLNHHDLWSLRGVGLRAEQLPMILGCDAVGVDPDGNEVVVYPVIPTPGDPRGVSILSEHFPGTLAERVAVPRSNLLALPAGLAAADAACLPTAWLTAWRMLTTRGRVDEADAVLVQGAGGGVATAAVALAVAMGKRVYATSRDAAKRARIAELGATAVEPGARLPERVDVVIETVGAATFDHSLKSAAPMARIVVSGATSGHEPKVNLRRVFAMQLEILGTSMGTPVELAALLAFCAERGVRPVVDTVVPFSEVADAFARLHSGDVFGKVVVDHTA
- a CDS encoding alpha/beta hydrolase family protein, which encodes MPRRVTPALLASALFTAGLVGCSDDAGPAPREAAPQVTAPAPPSQAVTATPQVPAGTAPGKAFAVGVRQLKLNRDGKRPLPVTVWYPAAGKPGGQPEGSADAATGKFPVVMFSHGLSARPADYRALLTRWAAAGFVVAAPTFPHTASGGDGNVLDVLNQPADVSYVLTQVLALDGRSGDPLRGRLATDRVAAAGHSAGGVTTIGLFTTGRDERLDAGVVFAGTALGVGTAFAGAAAPQLFVHGEADEVVEYAAGKAVYDKVPWPKAMLSLPKGDHGRALLSDGAALRVVADTTVEFLRWSLYGDQAAKGRIPTDAARDDVATLDNRL